Below is a genomic region from Actinomadura sp. NAK00032.
CGGCGGCGCGGCGCTGTCCGTCCGGCACATCACCGGGCGCCCGATCATGTTCGCCTCGACGGGCGAGAAGCTGGAGGACTTCAGCGTCTTCCACCCGGACCGCATGGCGGGCCGGATCCTCGACATGGGCGACATCCTCACCCTGATCGAGCAGGCCGAGCAGGCGTTCGACGCCGAGCAGGCCGAGAAGATGTCCAGCAAGTTCGCCTCGGGCGAGGACTTCACCCTCGAGGACTTCCTCGAGCAGATGATGATGATCCGCAAGCTCGGCCCGATCGGGAACCTGCTCGGGATGATGCCGGGGATGGGGCAGGTCCGCGACCAGATCAGCCAGATCGACGACAAGGACCTGGACCGGATCGCCGCGATCATCCGCTCGATGACCCCGCAGGAGCGCTCCCAGCCCAAGATCATCAACGGCTCGCGGCGGGCGCGCATCGCGGGCGGGTCGGGTGTCACCGTCGGCGAGGTCAGCAGCCTCGTCACCCGGTTCTTCGACGCGCAGAAGATGATGCGCCAGATGGCCGGCGGCATGGGCCTGCCCGGCATGCCCGGCGGGCGCAAGAAGGCGGCGAAGGCGGCCGCCAAGAAGAACAAGAAGGGCAAGCAGCGCAGCGGCGACCCGCGCAAGCGCGCCGCCGGCAAGGACCGGCAGCCCGCGGCCGAGGGCACGCCCCAGGGCCTCCCGCCGGGCCTCGGCGGCGGCCCCGGCGGTCCGGGCGGCCCCGGCGGGCTGCCGCCCGGTCTCGGCGGCCAGCTCCCGCCCGGCTTCCAGATGCCCGACCTGGGCAAACTCCAGGGCCGCAAGAAGAAGTAGGGGCCGCGTTCCGTCCGGACGTCCACGCGGCACGGCGGGAACACCCAGATCGCGAAACCGGCCGCGTGCGCCTGCGTGCCGCGTCCGCAGTCGCCGGCGTGCCCGAGCCGGGCGGCTCATGGGGACACGGCGCCCTGCGATTGCACCTTTACACCGAACGTCTGGCAGAATGACAGGCTGGAAACCCGGAATCGCGAGGCGCCCTCTCTCGTCCTGCGCGACCGGAGTCCATCGGACGGCCGCGAGCCGGTGTTCCCCACCTGGCGCGGGCCCGTCCACCCAGTAATGAAATCGGAGTACACCACACCCGTGGCAGTCAAGATCAAGCTCAAGCGCCTGGGGAAGATCCGGAACCCGCAGTACCGGATCGTCGTCGCCGACGCCCGCACCAAGCGGGACGGGCGCGCCATCGAGGAGATCGGGCTCTACCAGCCCAAGCAGGAGCCGTCGCTCATCAAGATCGACTCCGAGCGCGCGCAGTACTGGCTCGGCGTCGGCGCGCAGCCGACCGAGCCCGTGCTGAACCTGCTGAAGATCACCGGCGACTGGCAGAAGTTCAAGGGCGAGCCGGGCGCCGAGGGCACCCTCAAGGTCGCCGAGCCCAAGGCCGACAAGAAGGCCGCCTTCGAGGCCGCCGTCAAGGAGTCCCTGGGCGACGACGAGGCCGCCGGCACCGCCACCCGCGGCAAGAAGAAGGCCGAGC
It encodes:
- the ffh gene encoding signal recognition particle protein, with translation MFETLSDRLTTVFSSLRSKGRLSEADINATAREIRIALLEADVALPVVKDFIAQVKERAAGAEVSQALNPAQQVVKIVNEELIAILGGETRRIRLAKTPPTVIMLAGLQGAGKTTLAGKLARWLKQEGHTPLLVAADLQRPNAVQQLEVVGERAGVPVFAPEPGSGVGDPVDVARRSIDQARHALHDVVVIDTAGRLGVDTEMMQQAIDIRDAVQPDDILFVVDAMVGQDAVNTAQAFMDGVGFDGVVLTKLDGDARGGAALSVRHITGRPIMFASTGEKLEDFSVFHPDRMAGRILDMGDILTLIEQAEQAFDAEQAEKMSSKFASGEDFTLEDFLEQMMMIRKLGPIGNLLGMMPGMGQVRDQISQIDDKDLDRIAAIIRSMTPQERSQPKIINGSRRARIAGGSGVTVGEVSSLVTRFFDAQKMMRQMAGGMGLPGMPGGRKKAAKAAAKKNKKGKQRSGDPRKRAAGKDRQPAAEGTPQGLPPGLGGGPGGPGGPGGLPPGLGGQLPPGFQMPDLGKLQGRKKK
- the rpsP gene encoding 30S ribosomal protein S16, with the protein product MAVKIKLKRLGKIRNPQYRIVVADARTKRDGRAIEEIGLYQPKQEPSLIKIDSERAQYWLGVGAQPTEPVLNLLKITGDWQKFKGEPGAEGTLKVAEPKADKKAAFEAAVKESLGDDEAAGTATRGKKKAEPKAKATETDEAKSEG